The Aphis gossypii isolate Hap1 chromosome 3, ASM2018417v2, whole genome shotgun sequence genome includes a region encoding these proteins:
- the LOC114132372 gene encoding homologous-pairing protein 2 homolog isoform X1, which produces MGSEKKNVYDFMVTANRPFSGNDVFSNLQRQGIGKSAVEKALDQLVKENKIFMKLNGKQKIYCVVQPDSTAEDQKEIQSIDEELVKITEALREVERKYKQSEIEVKTLQSTCSIEEIKSKVSETEKIILELKSHLEKMSKTGGNVVSLKDREKVKKEYETVTKEYRKRKRMCTDILDSILENCPKPKKALFEEIGIETDESVAMPAL; this is translated from the coding sequence ATGGGATCGGAAAAGAAGAATGTTTACGATTTCATGGTCACGGCAAACAGACCGTTCAGTGGTAACGACgtgttttcaaatttacaGCGACAGGGTATCGGAAAGTCGGCCGTGGAAAAAGCGCTCGATCAGTTGGTGAAGGAAAATAAGATCTTCATGAAGTTGAACGGCAAGCAGAAGATTTACTGTGTAGTGCAGCCAGACTCAACGGCGGAAGACCAAAAGGAAATTCAATCGATCGACGAGGAATTGGTGAAAATTACCGAGGCACTACGTGAAGTCGAGCGCAAGTATAAACAATCCGAAATCGAAGTAAAAACGCTCCAGAGCACCTGCAGTATCGAGGAAATAAAAAGCAAGGTGTCCGAGAccgaaaaaatcattttagaaCTAAAATCGCATTTggaaaaaatgtctaaaacaGGTGGTAACGTGGTGTCGTTAAAGGATAGAGAAAAGGTGAAGAAGGAATACGAAACGGTTACTAAAGAGTATAGGAAACGCAAACGCATGTGTACAGACATATTGGACTCGATCTTGGAGAACTGTCCGAAACCGAAAAAAGCTCTTTTCGAAGAAATCGGAATCGAAACCGACGAGAGTGTCGCCATGCCAGCACTGTGA